Proteins encoded in a region of the Oncorhynchus clarkii lewisi isolate Uvic-CL-2024 chromosome 18, UVic_Ocla_1.0, whole genome shotgun sequence genome:
- the LOC139373134 gene encoding transformer-2 protein homolog beta-like: protein MSDNEKDFGERDSRSASRSVSPRGSGKSASRSPAHSPARSKDGSRHSRSKSHSRSRSKSRSRSHRSSRRHYSRSRSRSHRRRSRSRSRSGEYRRRRSHSHSPMSNRRRHIGNRANPDPNCCLGVFGLSLYTTERDLRDVFSKYGPLADVSIVYDQQSRRSRGFAFVYFEVREDANEAKERANGMELDGRRIRVDFSITKRPHTPTPGIYMGRPTYGGGGGSSSSSGGGGGGGSGGPSSSSSRRSSKDYDRGGDRGYDRGYDRGYDRYDDRECYRSYRRRSPSPYYSRGAYRSRSRSRSYSPRHY from the exons ATGAGCGACAACGAAAAGGATTTTGGCGAGCGG GACTCGCGGTCCGCTTCCAGGAGTGTGAGCCCAAGGGGTTCTGGGAAGTCTGCCAGCCGCTCCCCGGCCCATTCCCCAGCCCGCTCCAAAGATGGCTCCAGACACTCCAGGTCTAAGTCCCACTCCCGATCCCGCTCCAAGTCCAG GTCTCGTTCCCACAGAAGCTCCCGCAGGCATTATTCCCGCTCTCGCTCCCGTTCCCACCGCCGCCGTTCCCGTAGCCGATCCCGAAGCGGGGAATACCGCCGCCGTCGGAGCCACAGCCACTCCCCCATGTCCAACCGCCGCAGGCACATTGGCAACcgg GCCAACCCGGACCCAAACTGCTGCCTGGGTGTGTTTGGTCTGAGCCTgtacaccacagagagagacctgagaGACGTGTTCTCCAAGTACGGCCCCCTGGCTGACGTCAGCATCGTCTACGACCAGCAGTCACGACGCTCCCGCGGCTTCGCCTTCGTCTACTTCGAAGTCCGAGAGGACGCCAATGAG gCTAAGGAGAGGGCTAATGGAATGGAGTTGGATGGACGGAGGATCAGGGTCGATTTCTCCATCACTAAACGACCACACACTCCTACCCCTGGGATATATATGGGACGGCCCACATA TGGTGGCGGcggcggcagcagcagcagcagcggtggtggaggaggaggaggaagtggcgGCCCCAGCTCAAGCTCATCTCGCCGTAGCTCGAAGGATTACGACCGCGGCGGTGACCGTGGTTACGACAGAGGCTATGACCGTGGGTACGATCGCTATGACGACCGAGAGTGCTACAGGTCCTACAG ACGCAGGTCTCCGTCCCCGTACTACAGCCGAGGAGCCTACCGGTCTCGCTCCCGCTCGCGGTCTTACTCCCCAC GCCATTACTga